A DNA window from Anastrepha ludens isolate Willacy chromosome 6, idAnaLude1.1, whole genome shotgun sequence contains the following coding sequences:
- the LOC128867732 gene encoding syndecan yields MNTSDDDRTASFFAQPGILAAVIGGAVVGLLCAILVVMFIVYRMRKKDEGSYALDEPKRSPAVNSYAKNANNREFYA; encoded by the exons ATGAATACCAGCGACGACGATCGAACGGCGAGTTTCTTCGCACAGCCGGGCATCTTGGCAG CTGTCATCGGTGGCGCTGTTGTCGGCCTGCTTTGCGCCATTCTCGTCGTCATGTTCATCGTTTATCGCATGCGGAAAAAGGACGAAGGCTCCTACGCACTCGATGAACCAAAACGCTCGCCGGCGGTCAATTCCTATGCGAAAAACGCGAATAATCGAGAATTTTATGCCTGA